The DNA window GGAAAAAATCCATCACCGCAGTGCTGATAGATGGTTGCGGAAATAAGCGAAGCGGTTTCCGCAACCCAGGCAACACGCAAAACTCCTAACGGCCAATCGCAAACAAATGCTCCTTGGCCCGCACATACATCATGCCCTCTGAAAGGGCGGGCGTAGCCATGACCAGCTCACCGATTTCATTTTTTGCAACCAGCTCATATTCGGGTCCGGCTTTGATCACAAAGATGTCGCCGTCCTCGCCGGTCAGGTAGATTTTGCCATCGGCCGCGACCGGAGAGGCACTAAACCCGCCGCCGGCGTGGCGAATTCGCTGACGGTACTTTTCTTGGCCGGTTTGTAAATCATAGCAATCAAGCACGCCGTTGTTGTTGAGCGAATAAAGATAGTCACCGTAAATGATCGGTGTTGGCATGTAAGGCCCGCGGCCACGTTTACTCCAGGCCACGAAATCGTTAGAGGTCTGTTCTTCAGTTAGTGTGATTTCGCCCGTGGCGCCTGCACGAATGGCAAAAATGGGCTTTACCGGCCGCCGGCCGCTGGCAACGATAATCAGATCGTCTTTAAATATCGGTGTGGGTGCGGTAATCTTGGAGCTGCCGCCGAGCCGCCACAACTCTTTGCCGGTGAGCGGATCATAGCCTTGGATGAAATTTGAGGCGTTAGTAATCAGCTCAACTCTTTTGCCCGGGTAAATCGTCGGTGTGCCCCAACCGGGCAGTTCGTCACGTTGGGTCTTCCAGACGGTCTTGCCTGTTTTAGTATCGAGGGCGATCAGAAAATCCTCACCCTGGGTGTCGCACTGCACAATAACCAGGTCGCGGTAAATGATGGGGGAGCTCGCAGTGCCCCATTCGTAGCTCGGCAGGTCATAAGCCCCGGCGTTCAGGCGCCCGAGGTCTTTTTTCCAGAGAAACTTGCCTTCC is part of the candidate division KSB1 bacterium genome and encodes:
- a CDS encoding PQQ-like beta-propeller repeat protein, with the translated sequence MAKLLGPILRGFFSWIFLLNLSLMAYAGDEKSKTTDTNWPSFRGRYASGVADGQNLPDQWHGESGSNIKWKTDIPGLAHSSPIVWGKRIFVTTAISSAGDHTFKHGLYGEGTASSDRSVHRWLVYCLAKTSGEIIWEALAAERVPKDKRHIKATYANSTPATNGEIVVAFFGSEGLFAFDMEGKFLWKKDLGRLNAGAYDLPSYEWGTASSPIIYRDLVIVQCDTQGEDFLIALDTKTGKTVWKTQRDELPGWGTPTIYPGKRVELITNASNFIQGYDPLTGKELWRLGGSSKITAPTPIFKDDLIIVASGRRPVKPIFAIRAGATGEITLTEEQTSNDFVAWSKRGRGPYMPTPIIYGDYLYSLNNNGVLDCYDLQTGQEKYRQRIRHAGGGFSASPVAADGKIYLTGEDGDIFVIKAGPEYELVAKNEIGELVMATPALSEGMMYVRAKEHLFAIGR